GAAAATTTTTTGTACAGCTGATAATGCTGTATGGCATCCAGGTATTTTCCCTGTATGGAATCTGCTTTGAACCACATTAAATGGTTTTCCGAACGAAGCATATCATTTCCGTTATTTTTGGCTATCGAATCAAAAAGCCTCGCTTCGCGGTACATTTTATCAAAGTTCCGGGTCTGGTAATGATAAAAAACAAAGCTTCGCAGCAATGAAGCCTGCTGATTGTTCTTTTCTGCATTTTCACCGTAATAGGCGACCAGTTTTTTGTAGTAGGCTTCGGCTTTATTAAACTGCTTTAAAATAGTATAGGTGCTGAACAGGATATAATTTTCTGACATTTCAAAATCCTGGTCTACGATAGGGTAACGTTCTCTATATTCTTCTATCATGGTAATAGCCTGCTTAAACTTTTTCTGCCTGATCAGCATCGTAGAAATATTATTGGCAACGGTTCTGATGTAGCTGTTATCTTTATTTTTTTTAGCAGTAGCTAAGGATTTTTCCCAATATCTCATGGCATCGTCGTTCTGGCGGAGATAGTAATACACCATTCCGATATTGCTGTAAATAGAACACATCTGCAAAGAATAATCATTTACGCTTTCTGCTGTTTTTTCTGCCAGAAGACCATAACGGAGCGCTTCCCCATAATCCGCCTTCTGAATTTCAACCTGGGAAATAAGGTTATAAACACTCTGTAATTCTCTGAATTTCACCGACTGATAAACAGAAAGGGATTGCCTGAGCAAACCGAGCGCTTTATCAGGATTTTCTTTGATATAATATAGTTCTCCAAGATCTTTTAAGACGCCTGCCTGATTCAGTTTTGATCCTGAATTTTTAAAAAGTTCCAATGCTTTTTCTTTCAGTCTAATTTTAGTATCAAAATACTCGGGTTTATTGTCATACATATACGATAACTCGTTATATGCCTCTCCGGTCTGTTCCTTAAATTGATGGGTTTCAAAATAAGCAAGTGCTTCTTTCATTTTGGATAAAGCAATGTTTTTACTGCCTCTTTCTTTATCTAGTTTAGCATCCAGAAATATGAGCTTTCCGGCAAACATCAGATCTCCGGATTTTATATTCAGTGCTTTTGCCTGTCTGTTCAGAATAGCGGCACTGTCGAGATCAGCCTTCAACTCTCCTTTTTTACTAATATAATAGTTACTCAGCCGCAACAATAAAGCGGTTTTCTGAGCAGTATTGGGGGAAGAGGAAATCTGTTTTCTCAACAGTGCAGGATTTTCTTGGATTTGTGCTTTTATACTCCATGAAAACATAAAAACCAATGAAAAATATACTACTTTAAATAGATTTTTAGATAAAAAATAAAGCCAGAAATTCATTTTTTAAAGGTAATATTTTATACCGTATTTTGCCATAGTCCCGTACTAGTTTTTACGGTGATAAAAATAGCAGATGATCATGGCCAGCCCCGGTAAAATCAATGTTTCGAGTCCAAATTGTTTTCCCGCATATGCCCCTAAAAAACAGCCTATCAGAAATCCAAGTATGGTAACCAACTGCTTCTTCAGGCTTGCCCAGGCTTCAGGGTGTTGAAAGCCACTTGACAGAAGCGTTCCAAAATCCAGGGAAGCCTGGGTTACATTTCCTGTCATCATGGTAGTAGGACCATGGGTTTCCTTTGCATAGAGTTTCCCGAAAGCATTCTGAAGCCCCATCGCAAAAACGGTCATCATAGCCACAGTATACATCATAACTTCTGAAAACGTTCCGTAGTAACTGAGAACGGCAACAATAATTCCGGCTAAAAAAAGCAATGTTCCTTCCCAGAATAACAGCGTGTAATGATTGATAACTTTCCCGGCAATCTTCCCTCCTGCCATAACCGCGAGAATAAAGACCGGAAAAGTAAGCAGCTTTACCCAGGCATGAATATCCGATCCCTTCACAAACTGATAGGCAAATACAATAAAGTTCCCTGTAACATGTGCCGAAAAAAGGGCATCTGCCGCTACAAATGTCACGGTATCACAGTATCCGGCAATCATGGTTAACAATAAGGTGACAAAGCCGATATTATGTTTTACTTCCATTTTTCTATTTTAAATGTGAACGGAGCATCCAGGCCATTTTCTCATGGGCTTCCAGTAATCCTGTAATGTAGTCGCTTGTCCCTGAATCACGGAATTCCACAGCGAAGTTTTCAATATTTTCACGAAGATGAATGATGATACTTTCGTGGTCGGAAAGAAGCGCTCTGATGTAAGTTAGGCTGTCGTTCGATTCAAGATGGTGCTCAGACAAATGGGTTAATTCAAGATATTCCCTTAAAGTAGCCGGTGCATAATGTCCCAGCGTCCTGATTCTTTCAGCCAGATCATCAATGATGTCGTCCAGCTGCCCGTATTGTGCTTCAAAAAACAGGTGTTTATTGTAAAAATCCGGTCCTTCGACATTCCAATGTGCTTTTCTAGTTTTGGTATACAATACAAATTCGTCTGCTAAAGTGGTAACCAGTACCTCAGCAACTTTTGC
The sequence above is drawn from the Chryseobacterium daecheongense genome and encodes:
- a CDS encoding YoaK family protein encodes the protein MEVKHNIGFVTLLLTMIAGYCDTVTFVAADALFSAHVTGNFIVFAYQFVKGSDIHAWVKLLTFPVFILAVMAGGKIAGKVINHYTLLFWEGTLLFLAGIIVAVLSYYGTFSEVMMYTVAMMTVFAMGLQNAFGKLYAKETHGPTTMMTGNVTQASLDFGTLLSSGFQHPEAWASLKKQLVTILGFLIGCFLGAYAGKQFGLETLILPGLAMIICYFYHRKN
- a CDS encoding tetratricopeptide repeat protein, with product MNFWLYFLSKNLFKVVYFSLVFMFSWSIKAQIQENPALLRKQISSSPNTAQKTALLLRLSNYYISKKGELKADLDSAAILNRQAKALNIKSGDLMFAGKLIFLDAKLDKERGSKNIALSKMKEALAYFETHQFKEQTGEAYNELSYMYDNKPEYFDTKIRLKEKALELFKNSGSKLNQAGVLKDLGELYYIKENPDKALGLLRQSLSVYQSVKFRELQSVYNLISQVEIQKADYGEALRYGLLAEKTAESVNDYSLQMCSIYSNIGMVYYYLRQNDDAMRYWEKSLATAKKNKDNSYIRTVANNISTMLIRQKKFKQAITMIEEYRERYPIVDQDFEMSENYILFSTYTILKQFNKAEAYYKKLVAYYGENAEKNNQQASLLRSFVFYHYQTRNFDKMYREARLFDSIAKNNGNDMLRSENHLMWFKADSIQGKYLDAIQHYQLYKKFSDSVFNGEKSKQINSLKIQFETEQKDKNIQLLTQKAKLQDIKIANDTFIRYVFIGSILALILFAALLYNRSRLKSNANKNLELKRKQIDEQNEQLKKLLAEKEWLLKEIHHRVKNNLQIVISLLNTQSAYLDNEDALMAIQNSQHRMHAMSIIHQKLYQSDNLSMIDMSWYIYELITYIKECYSYDKKINFTVDTDKVLLDVAQAVPMGLIVNEAVNNTVKYAFPDDRKGEVSVSFKNTDDHLCELIISDNGVGLPNDFNIEETESLGMNLMRGLTDQLDGTFHLENKSGLKITITFRRNTEITPSN
- a CDS encoding DNA starvation/stationary phase protection protein, which encodes MKTSIGIKNENLAKVAEVLVTTLADEFVLYTKTRKAHWNVEGPDFYNKHLFFEAQYGQLDDIIDDLAERIRTLGHYAPATLREYLELTHLSEHHLESNDSLTYIRALLSDHESIIIHLRENIENFAVEFRDSGTSDYITGLLEAHEKMAWMLRSHLK